One window of Bacteroides sp. AN502(2024) genomic DNA carries:
- a CDS encoding sulfatase-like hydrolase/transferase, with protein sequence MKKLIYLVPTLSLVGCTSQQVEEKPNVIVILADDLGFGDVSAYGSTTIHTPNIDSLAHGGVCFTNGYATSATSTPSRYALMTGMYPWKNKDAKILPGDAPLIINEHQFTLPKMMQQCGYVTGAIGKWHLGMGDGNVNWNETVKPGAREVGFDYSCLIAATNDRVPTVYVENGDVVGLDPADPIEVSYEKNFEGEPTAISHPEMLKMQWAHGHNNSIVNGIPRIGYMKGGHKARWKDEDMPDYFVDKVKNFITEHKDAPFFLYYGLHEPHVPRAPHQRFVGKTTMGPRGDAIVEADWCVGELLAHLEKEGLLGNTLIIFSSDNGPVLNDGYKDGAPELVGNHLPAGGLRGGKYSLFDGGTHIPLFVYWKGKIQPVVSDALVCQVDILASLGSMVHADLPEGLDSRNHLDAFFGKASTAREEVVLEAQGRMAYRSGNWIMMPPYKGSERNLTGNELGNLGEYGLFNVKADRTQHQNEAAQHPELLDSLKRNFFAEVDDYYRSEVEEEPLK encoded by the coding sequence ATGAAAAAATTAATCTATCTTGTTCCTACATTGTCTTTGGTAGGTTGTACCTCGCAGCAAGTAGAAGAAAAACCGAATGTGATTGTGATTCTTGCCGACGATCTGGGATTTGGCGATGTCAGCGCTTATGGATCGACTACCATTCATACCCCGAATATCGACAGTCTGGCTCATGGAGGAGTCTGTTTTACGAATGGATATGCTACTTCGGCGACGTCTACTCCCAGCCGTTATGCCTTAATGACTGGAATGTATCCCTGGAAAAACAAGGATGCAAAAATTCTGCCCGGGGATGCTCCTCTTATCATCAATGAGCATCAGTTCACTTTGCCAAAGATGATGCAGCAATGTGGTTATGTGACCGGAGCTATCGGAAAGTGGCATTTGGGTATGGGCGACGGGAATGTTAACTGGAATGAAACCGTCAAACCGGGTGCCAGGGAAGTCGGGTTCGATTACTCTTGCCTGATTGCGGCAACCAATGACCGTGTGCCGACCGTTTACGTGGAAAACGGCGATGTCGTGGGACTTGATCCGGCCGATCCTATCGAAGTGAGTTACGAGAAGAATTTTGAGGGAGAGCCGACTGCCATCTCTCATCCGGAGATGTTGAAGATGCAGTGGGCACACGGACACAATAATTCCATAGTAAACGGAATACCCCGTATCGGTTATATGAAAGGTGGCCACAAAGCTCGTTGGAAAGACGAGGACATGCCCGACTATTTTGTAGATAAGGTGAAGAATTTTATAACCGAACACAAAGATGCTCCCTTCTTCTTGTACTACGGCCTGCACGAACCTCATGTACCCCGCGCTCCCCACCAGCGTTTTGTCGGCAAAACAACCATGGGACCCCGTGGTGACGCTATCGTTGAGGCGGACTGGTGTGTTGGTGAATTGCTTGCTCACCTGGAGAAAGAGGGATTGTTGGGAAACACACTGATTATCTTCTCCAGTGATAACGGTCCTGTATTGAATGACGGCTACAAAGACGGTGCTCCAGAGTTGGTAGGCAATCATCTTCCTGCAGGGGGACTTCGCGGAGGCAAGTACAGTCTGTTTGACGGCGGTACGCATATTCCTTTGTTTGTTTATTGGAAAGGAAAGATTCAGCCGGTTGTATCCGATGCGCTGGTTTGCCAGGTGGATATCCTTGCTTCTTTGGGTTCAATGGTACATGCCGATTTGCCGGAGGGGCTGGATAGCCGGAATCACCTCGATGCCTTTTTCGGAAAAGCTTCAACTGCCCGCGAAGAGGTAGTATTGGAAGCACAAGGACGTATGGCTTACCGTTCGGGCAACTGGATCATGATGCCTCCTTATAAAGGTTCTGAACGCAACCTGACCGGAAATGAATTAGGTAATCTGGGTGAATACGGATTGTTCAATGTAAAAGCCGACCGAACTCAACATCAGAACGAAGCGGCCCAACACCCCGAACTTCTGGATTCTCTGAAACGGAATTTCTTTGCCGAAGTGGATGATTATTATCGCAGTGAAGTAGAAGAAGAACCATTAAAATAA